The proteins below are encoded in one region of Streptomyces marianii:
- a CDS encoding Imm50 family immunity protein: MDKYQAARSTTITIANWADLVRNSAYLKALYTSIPKLDAIIVRSIHLNHFGPSLTLRIDLPEFPQNPPAPWVEAALDRFQCQLEFIAVENLELTGWIPGGQTALELGTRNSNKIHARMNSGEFHLSFTAADSILVGHMSAFKVQSDQSDSGPHQFLGRLDSKKFSEIPPPYEKTFYEHI; encoded by the coding sequence ATGGACAAATACCAGGCTGCGAGGAGCACTACTATTACGATCGCAAATTGGGCTGATCTCGTACGAAATTCGGCCTACCTCAAAGCTCTCTACACTAGCATTCCGAAACTCGACGCCATCATCGTCAGATCTATTCACCTAAACCACTTCGGCCCAAGCCTTACACTCCGGATCGACCTACCCGAATTCCCTCAGAACCCACCAGCACCGTGGGTCGAGGCCGCGCTTGATCGATTTCAGTGCCAACTGGAATTCATTGCCGTCGAAAATCTCGAGCTTACAGGATGGATTCCAGGCGGGCAGACGGCCCTAGAGCTGGGTACGCGCAATTCCAACAAGATTCATGCACGAATGAACTCCGGCGAATTCCACCTCTCATTCACCGCGGCCGACTCGATCCTGGTAGGCCACATGAGTGCATTCAAAGTGCAGTCAGACCAATCGGACAGCGGGCCTCACCAGTTCCTCGGAAGGCTCGACTCAAAGAAATTTAGCGAAATCCCGCCCCCCTACGAGAAGACATTCTATGAGCACATCTGA
- a CDS encoding putative T7SS-secreted protein, with protein sequence MVDLGDLGKALDKGIDVVDSGIDKAREKVGEGVDWTTDRIGEGLEQVGAEDWADSVEDWGDETASSLGADVGEQQLGQTEEANELIHGNPEAIASTVQNLRDFQKAFDLVGGGMKKLDSAHWKGEAADAFRRRFETLPTDWLHAADAFEAAAKALETYSKAVVGAQDKAREAIALHKEGEADSRTAADAYNKKVDTYNAARNSDSPPPRPGPFTDPGRAKRQRAQEILKEARRHRNEAADTAKTAITAAMAHAPKEPTGRDKVKLELADYSLAQGVEVTHLAGGVVKGAAGLVNFVRSVNPLDPYNLTHPAEYYKGLNTTLAGLVSTAANPDRALKNAWEAAKGDPSEFLGRLIPEIVGTKGAGLVRGGIRAGMKGVPDGPSKVRDGHTKDPDGKGKQCSETKCDGDPVDVASGRVLLPQTDIALPGSLPLVFRRTFDSSYRAGRWFGPTWSSTVDQRLEIDSEGVVLACDEGSLLAYPHPAPGVPVLPAHGRRWPLDRTDDGYTVTDPGTGRVWHFTDHTDELALLDRIDDRNGRWISFDHDESGAPTSIVHHGGYHLKLTTDEGRVTALHLAGAAADGSDQEILRYGYTDGRLTEVVDSTGLPVRFGYDDLGRMTSWTDTNGSHYDYVYDGLDRCVYQSGTNGHVESHFTWDGTDPDTGLRMTSMTDGLGHTKRHVINERQQVVAEIDANGAVTRFEYDPYNRLLATVDPLGHATSTTYDEGGRPVTVRRPDGRELSVEYDGLGMPVRVRGADGKVVRRTYDERGNLTTATDAAGAATHVTYDGAGHPTSVTDALGHTTRVRCDRAGLPLEITDPLGATTRCERDLFGRPVAIADPLGAVTRLEWTVEGRLARRVEADGGVQSWTYDGEGNCTSHTDALGGVTTFEYTDFDLLVARTGPDGVRYEFAHDSNLRLTRVTNPQGLTWDYAYDPAGLLMSETDFDDRTLAYEYDAAGRPVSRSNGLGQRVRFTRNALGQIVRKDAEGSVTTYEYDVFDELAVAAGPDATLTRLRDRHGRLRSESVDGRETTFAYDALGRRTGRTTPGGAVSSWSYDAAGRRSELTTSGRTIGFDRDAAGRELARRIGGTVTLHHTFDPMGRLTDQLVTGANGGLQRRGYSYRADGHLVGVDDRLSGARTFDLDADGRVTAVHSANWTERYAYDAAGNQTDASWPATHPGHEATGPRAYTGTRITRAGNVRFEHDAQGRVVLRRKTRLSRKPDTWRYAWDAEDRLTSVTTPDGTVWRYRYDALGRRIAKQRLGDDGETVVEQVSFTWDGATLCEQTTESVDLPHPVVLTWDHDGLHPLAQTERILPAGGSQGPGTPRLPQEVVDERFFAIVTDLVGTPSELIDESGEVAWHTRSTLWGTTAWATSSTAYTPLRFPGQYFDPETGLHYNFHRHYDPETARYLSADPLGLRPAPHPSRYVDNPHLWADPLGLTPCPTASLAARKADALRDAGVPEGQEPFDSTDYAMARKPEWQGGGAELDEAGHPIFYREEWYETSDGNIVVFQDHWFGHRKPGEEGYQPPHLHVRPYDNTRNGQIPGCEEHYYYDRKLG encoded by the coding sequence ATGGTGGATCTGGGCGATCTGGGAAAGGCCCTCGACAAGGGCATCGACGTCGTCGACAGCGGCATCGACAAGGCCAGGGAGAAGGTCGGCGAGGGAGTCGACTGGACGACCGACCGGATCGGCGAGGGCCTGGAACAGGTCGGCGCGGAAGACTGGGCGGACAGCGTCGAGGACTGGGGCGACGAGACCGCCTCCTCGCTCGGCGCGGACGTGGGTGAGCAGCAGCTCGGGCAGACCGAGGAGGCCAACGAGCTCATCCACGGCAACCCGGAGGCGATCGCCTCGACGGTGCAGAACCTCCGCGACTTCCAGAAGGCGTTCGACCTCGTCGGCGGAGGGATGAAGAAGCTCGACTCGGCCCACTGGAAGGGCGAGGCTGCGGACGCCTTCCGCAGGAGGTTCGAGACGCTGCCGACGGACTGGCTGCACGCCGCCGACGCCTTCGAGGCCGCGGCCAAGGCGCTGGAGACCTACTCCAAGGCGGTCGTCGGTGCCCAGGACAAGGCCCGGGAGGCCATCGCCCTCCACAAGGAGGGCGAAGCGGACTCCAGGACGGCGGCCGACGCGTACAACAAGAAGGTCGACACCTACAACGCCGCCCGCAACAGCGACAGTCCCCCGCCCAGGCCCGGACCGTTCACCGACCCCGGCAGGGCCAAGCGGCAGCGGGCCCAGGAGATCCTCAAGGAGGCCCGCAGACACCGCAACGAGGCCGCGGACACCGCGAAGACGGCGATCACGGCGGCCATGGCCCATGCCCCGAAGGAGCCCACGGGCCGCGACAAGGTCAAGCTCGAGCTGGCGGACTACAGCCTGGCCCAGGGCGTGGAAGTGACCCATCTGGCCGGAGGCGTGGTCAAGGGGGCGGCCGGCCTCGTCAACTTCGTCCGTTCGGTCAACCCGCTCGATCCGTACAACCTGACGCACCCGGCCGAGTACTACAAGGGTCTCAACACGACCCTGGCCGGGCTCGTCTCCACCGCCGCGAACCCCGACCGCGCGCTGAAGAACGCCTGGGAGGCGGCGAAGGGCGACCCGTCCGAGTTCCTGGGCCGACTCATCCCGGAGATCGTCGGCACCAAGGGCGCCGGACTGGTCAGGGGCGGGATCAGGGCCGGGATGAAAGGCGTTCCCGACGGCCCGTCGAAGGTCCGTGACGGGCACACCAAGGATCCCGACGGCAAGGGCAAGCAGTGCAGTGAGACCAAGTGCGACGGGGATCCGGTCGACGTCGCGAGCGGCCGTGTGCTGCTGCCGCAGACCGACATCGCCCTCCCCGGCTCGCTGCCGCTGGTGTTCCGGCGCACCTTCGACTCCTCGTACCGGGCGGGACGCTGGTTCGGCCCCACCTGGTCGAGCACCGTGGACCAGCGCCTGGAGATCGACTCCGAGGGCGTCGTCCTCGCCTGCGACGAAGGCAGTCTGCTCGCCTATCCGCATCCCGCGCCGGGCGTTCCCGTGCTGCCCGCGCACGGCAGGCGCTGGCCCCTGGACCGTACGGACGACGGCTACACGGTCACCGACCCCGGCACCGGCCGGGTGTGGCACTTCACCGACCACACCGACGAACTGGCGCTGCTGGACCGGATCGACGACCGCAACGGCCGCTGGATCAGCTTCGACCACGACGAGTCCGGCGCACCGACGTCGATCGTGCACCACGGCGGCTACCACCTGAAGCTCACCACGGACGAGGGCAGGGTCACCGCCCTGCACCTGGCGGGGGCGGCCGCCGACGGCTCTGACCAGGAGATCCTCCGGTACGGCTACACGGACGGCCGTCTGACCGAGGTCGTCGACTCCACGGGCCTGCCGGTGCGGTTCGGCTATGACGACCTCGGCCGCATGACATCGTGGACCGACACCAACGGCAGCCACTACGACTACGTCTACGACGGCCTCGACCGGTGCGTCTACCAGTCCGGCACGAACGGCCACGTCGAATCCCACTTCACCTGGGACGGCACGGACCCGGACACCGGGCTGCGCATGACCTCGATGACCGACGGCCTCGGCCACACCAAGCGCCACGTGATCAACGAGCGACAGCAGGTCGTCGCCGAGATCGACGCGAACGGCGCCGTCACGCGCTTCGAGTACGACCCATACAACCGGCTCCTCGCCACCGTCGACCCGCTCGGCCACGCCACGAGCACCACCTACGACGAGGGCGGCCGCCCGGTGACCGTACGCCGCCCGGACGGCAGGGAACTGTCAGTCGAGTACGACGGCCTGGGAATGCCGGTGCGCGTCCGGGGCGCCGACGGGAAGGTGGTGCGCCGGACGTACGACGAACGCGGCAACCTCACCACCGCGACGGACGCCGCCGGTGCGGCCACGCACGTCACGTACGACGGAGCGGGTCATCCGACGTCGGTCACGGACGCCCTGGGACACACCACGCGCGTGCGCTGCGACCGGGCCGGGCTGCCGCTGGAGATCACCGACCCGCTCGGCGCGACCACACGCTGCGAACGGGACCTCTTCGGGCGGCCGGTCGCGATCGCCGACCCGCTCGGCGCGGTGACGCGACTGGAATGGACGGTCGAGGGCAGGCTCGCACGGCGCGTCGAGGCGGACGGCGGCGTGCAGTCCTGGACGTACGACGGCGAGGGCAACTGCACCTCCCACACCGACGCCCTGGGCGGTGTCACCACCTTCGAGTACACGGACTTCGACCTCCTGGTGGCACGGACCGGGCCGGACGGGGTGCGGTACGAGTTCGCCCACGACTCCAATCTGCGTCTGACCCGCGTGACCAACCCGCAGGGACTGACCTGGGACTACGCGTACGACCCGGCCGGCCTGCTGATGTCCGAGACCGACTTCGACGATCGGACCCTGGCGTACGAGTACGACGCGGCCGGCCGGCCGGTGTCCCGCAGCAACGGCCTCGGCCAGCGCGTGCGGTTCACGCGCAACGCCCTCGGACAGATCGTCCGCAAGGACGCCGAGGGATCCGTCACCACGTACGAGTACGACGTCTTCGACGAACTCGCCGTGGCGGCGGGCCCGGACGCGACGCTGACACGGCTGCGCGACCGCCACGGGCGGCTGAGGTCGGAGTCGGTGGACGGGCGCGAGACGACGTTCGCGTACGACGCCCTGGGCAGGCGGACCGGACGGACGACGCCGGGCGGCGCGGTCAGCTCCTGGTCGTACGACGCGGCCGGCCGGCGCTCGGAACTGACGACGTCGGGCCGCACCATCGGCTTCGACCGGGACGCGGCCGGCCGGGAACTCGCCCGCCGCATCGGCGGCACGGTCACACTCCACCACACCTTCGACCCGATGGGCCGGCTCACGGACCAGCTCGTCACGGGCGCGAACGGCGGCCTCCAGCGGCGCGGCTACTCCTACCGCGCGGACGGCCACCTCGTCGGCGTCGACGACCGGCTCTCCGGGGCGAGGACGTTCGACCTGGACGCCGACGGACGCGTCACCGCCGTCCACTCCGCGAACTGGACCGAGCGCTACGCCTACGACGCGGCGGGCAACCAGACCGACGCGTCCTGGCCCGCCACGCATCCGGGCCACGAGGCGACCGGCCCCCGCGCCTACACGGGCACCCGCATCACCCGCGCCGGCAACGTCCGCTTCGAGCACGACGCCCAGGGCCGCGTCGTGCTGCGCCGGAAGACCCGCCTGTCACGCAAGCCGGACACCTGGCGCTACGCATGGGACGCCGAGGACCGGCTCACCTCGGTCACCACACCGGACGGCACGGTGTGGCGCTACCGCTACGACGCGCTGGGCCGCCGCATCGCGAAGCAGCGCCTGGGCGACGACGGCGAGACGGTCGTCGAGCAGGTGTCGTTCACATGGGACGGCGCGACGCTGTGCGAGCAGACCACGGAGTCCGTGGACCTGCCCCACCCCGTGGTGCTGACCTGGGACCACGACGGCCTGCACCCACTGGCCCAGACGGAACGCATCCTCCCGGCGGGCGGGTCGCAGGGCCCGGGCACCCCGCGACTCCCCCAGGAGGTGGTCGACGAGCGCTTCTTCGCCATCGTCACGGACCTGGTGGGCACCCCGAGCGAACTCATCGACGAGTCGGGCGAGGTCGCCTGGCACACACGGAGCACGCTGTGGGGGACGACGGCCTGGGCGACGTCGAGCACGGCGTACACACCGCTGCGCTTCCCGGGGCAGTACTTCGACCCGGAGACGGGGCTGCACTACAACTTCCACCGGCACTACGACCCGGAGACGGCGCGGTACCTGTCGGCGGATCCACTTGGGTTGAGGCCAGCGCCACACCCTTCAAGATACGTAGACAATCCACATCTGTGGGCGGACCCGCTCGGCCTCACCCCGTGCCCAACGGCAAGCCTCGCCGCAAGGAAGGCAGACGCCTTGCGGGATGCAGGAGTGCCCGAGGGGCAGGAGCCTTTCGACTCGACTGACTATGCCATGGCTCGGAAGCCTGAGTGGCAGGGCGGAGGAGCGGAACTTGACGAGGCGGGGCATCCCATCTTCTACCGCGAGGAATGGTACGAGACCTCAGACGGGAATATCGTGGTGTTTCAGGACCACTGGTTCGGCCACAGGAAGCCGGGAGAGGAAGGATACCAGCCACCACACCTTCACGTACGACCCTACGACAATACGCGCAATGGACAAATACCAGGCTGCGAGGAGCACTACTATTACGATCGCAAATTGGGCTGA
- a CDS encoding Imm50 family immunity protein codes for MSTSDWTDLLSNPEGMRELYTRTPTLPECFLFYFHIDERESGITLGFDTRSIPDRPRPEWLRTGFNAFEFFLTFAHVTDLSLSGWNSITDRTIDLSRSTLGGITARVTNSREMISFHASSARLSRARVYLASSGD; via the coding sequence ATGAGCACATCTGACTGGACCGATCTACTTTCGAACCCCGAGGGCATGCGGGAGCTTTACACTAGGACTCCCACCCTACCTGAGTGCTTTCTATTCTACTTTCATATCGACGAGCGAGAGAGTGGGATTACTTTGGGTTTCGACACGCGATCGATTCCAGACAGGCCTCGTCCGGAGTGGCTTCGGACGGGCTTCAACGCATTCGAGTTTTTCCTCACCTTCGCCCACGTGACGGATCTGTCCCTCTCCGGCTGGAACTCCATCACTGACAGAACGATCGACCTCTCCCGGTCAACTCTCGGAGGAATCACGGCCCGCGTCACCAATTCCCGCGAGATGATCTCGTTTCACGCATCATCCGCTCGCCTGTCCCGAGCCAGGGTTTACCTGGCCTCGTCGGGCGATTAG
- a CDS encoding SseB family protein yields MSQHGDDAANGTTEPDRTSKLAELASWTAPEPSIDESGDRTTPEPSGEIPDTAAAGATDGVAADGELASARREFARLLGEFRRSAVLVPFDEHDSLWTADGNGVRWICAFSNEEALARFALARGETRRAWKYRTVLGARLLDAMVPMLPGPGGVALDAGSADGMLFPPVEGIVPDAVAVDIGETGEGRDERAES; encoded by the coding sequence GTGAGTCAGCACGGGGACGACGCCGCAAACGGCACCACAGAGCCCGACCGGACCTCGAAACTGGCCGAGTTGGCCAGTTGGACGGCACCCGAACCTTCGATCGACGAATCCGGCGACCGCACCACGCCCGAACCGTCCGGAGAAATACCGGATACGGCTGCGGCGGGCGCCACGGACGGTGTGGCGGCGGACGGCGAACTGGCATCCGCCCGCCGGGAGTTTGCGCGGTTGCTCGGGGAATTCCGGCGCAGTGCCGTACTCGTGCCGTTCGACGAGCACGACAGCCTGTGGACCGCCGACGGGAACGGCGTCCGCTGGATCTGCGCGTTCTCTAACGAGGAGGCCCTGGCCCGCTTCGCCCTGGCGCGGGGAGAGACACGCCGCGCGTGGAAGTACCGGACGGTGCTCGGCGCCCGTCTGCTGGACGCGATGGTGCCGATGCTGCCCGGACCCGGCGGTGTGGCCCTGGACGCGGGCAGCGCCGACGGCATGTTGTTCCCACCGGTCGAGGGCATCGTGCCCGACGCGGTGGCAGTGGATATCGGGGAGACGGGGGAAGGACGAGATGAGCGGGCAGAATCCTGA